A single genomic interval of Terriglobus albidus harbors:
- the lysS gene encoding lysine--tRNA ligase, producing the protein MFESEFEEKLYGERIETLKKIGELGQPLYPNTYPVTLTIPEARAKFSTLSAEDLDAQKPPVAIAGRIMAIRLQGKTGFAALQQNGERLQIYVRKDAVSEEQFALYKLLDLGDHIGVQGYIFRTRTGELTIHVESLSFLTKALLPLPDKFSGLADIETRYRRRYLDLFTDTGDFEEISPVEEGGALQQGQRLRAPSREVFFKRAKILRAIRNYFDSRGYIEVETPMMQSIAGGAAARPFQTHHNALDLDLYLRIAPELYLKRLVVGGVDRVYEINRNFRNEGISTQHNPEFTMLEFYQAYANYWDLMQITEELVTYVANEVNGTTVARFPLPKGKRAGQMVEVDLAKWRRLSMREAIITFWPEAAGTKPSMDAFGSHDTVAGLVQQLRSAGIDLPYDAKEPLGRTIATVFETIAEEHLVEPTIIYDFPLAVSPLSKVKPDEPEWVERFEFYIGGFEVGNAFSELNDPEDQRRRFEMQLEEKARGDEEAHAMDEDYVRALAYGLPPTGGEGIGIDRLTMLLTGSRSIRDVILFPLLRPQQKQAEKQEHGESAE; encoded by the coding sequence TTGTTCGAATCAGAGTTTGAAGAAAAGCTGTATGGCGAGCGCATCGAGACGCTGAAGAAGATCGGCGAGCTCGGCCAGCCCCTGTATCCCAACACCTATCCGGTGACGCTGACCATCCCGGAGGCCCGAGCGAAGTTCAGCACGCTGTCCGCTGAAGATCTGGACGCGCAGAAGCCGCCTGTCGCCATAGCGGGACGCATCATGGCCATTCGCCTGCAGGGAAAGACCGGCTTTGCGGCGCTGCAGCAGAACGGCGAGCGCCTGCAGATCTACGTCCGCAAGGACGCGGTCAGCGAAGAACAGTTCGCGCTCTACAAGCTTCTTGATCTCGGCGATCACATCGGTGTGCAGGGTTACATCTTCCGCACCCGCACTGGCGAACTCACCATTCACGTCGAGTCGCTCAGTTTCCTGACCAAGGCTCTGCTGCCGCTCCCTGACAAGTTCTCCGGCCTGGCAGATATCGAGACCCGCTATCGCCGCCGCTACCTCGACCTCTTCACCGATACGGGAGACTTCGAGGAGATTTCTCCAGTTGAAGAAGGCGGCGCTCTTCAGCAAGGTCAGCGCCTGCGCGCCCCCTCACGTGAGGTCTTCTTCAAGCGCGCCAAGATACTGCGCGCCATTCGCAACTACTTCGACTCGCGTGGGTACATCGAGGTGGAGACCCCAATGATGCAGTCCATCGCGGGCGGCGCGGCGGCACGTCCGTTCCAGACGCATCACAATGCGCTCGACCTGGACCTCTATCTCCGCATCGCTCCGGAGCTCTATCTCAAGCGCCTTGTCGTCGGCGGCGTCGATCGCGTCTACGAGATCAATCGCAACTTCCGCAACGAAGGCATCAGCACCCAGCACAATCCCGAGTTCACGATGCTGGAGTTCTACCAGGCCTACGCGAACTACTGGGACCTGATGCAGATCACCGAAGAGCTGGTCACCTATGTCGCCAACGAGGTGAACGGAACCACCGTCGCACGCTTCCCGCTCCCTAAGGGCAAGCGTGCAGGACAGATGGTGGAGGTAGACCTCGCCAAGTGGCGGCGTCTATCAATGCGTGAGGCGATCATCACCTTCTGGCCTGAGGCCGCAGGCACGAAGCCATCGATGGACGCCTTTGGTTCGCACGACACCGTTGCCGGTCTCGTGCAGCAACTCCGCTCGGCCGGTATCGATCTTCCCTACGATGCGAAGGAGCCGCTCGGCAGAACCATTGCAACTGTCTTCGAGACCATTGCCGAAGAGCATCTGGTCGAGCCCACGATCATCTACGACTTCCCTCTCGCGGTATCGCCGCTCAGCAAAGTGAAGCCCGATGAACCGGAGTGGGTAGAGCGATTCGAGTTCTACATCGGCGGCTTCGAAGTCGGTAATGCCTTCAGCGAGCTGAACGACCCCGAAGACCAGCGCCGCCGCTTCGAGATGCAGCTTGAGGAGAAGGCTCGCGGCGATGAAGAAGCTCACGCCATGGACGAAGACTATGTCCGCGCCCTGGCCTATGGTCTGCCTCCGACCGGCGGTGAAGGCATCGGCATCGATCGCCTGACCATGCTTCTGACCGGCTCGCGCTCGATCCGTGATGTCATCCTCTTCCCGTTGCTTCGTCCGCAACAGAAACAGGCGGAGAAGCAGGAGCATGGGGAGTCTGCGGAATAA
- a CDS encoding AtpZ/AtpI family protein, with amino-acid sequence MSEENRTPGKPKGVLGDLVKAESFIQLAFALPIGCLVGWLLGHWIDTKLGTHWIGVVGILVGAAGGFIQIYTVASRYMKRNN; translated from the coding sequence ATGAGCGAGGAAAATCGCACTCCCGGCAAGCCAAAAGGCGTCCTTGGCGACCTGGTTAAGGCTGAGTCCTTTATCCAGTTGGCTTTTGCGCTGCCGATCGGGTGTTTGGTGGGCTGGCTGCTCGGCCATTGGATCGACACCAAGCTGGGGACGCACTGGATTGGGGTCGTAGGCATCCTGGTGGGTGCAGCCGGCGGTTTCATCCAGATCTACACCGTCGCTTCGCGTTATATGAAGAGGAACAATTGA
- a CDS encoding IS110 family transposase, with protein sequence MQIVGCDFHPQWQQVSFLDQETGEYREAKLVNGDGEAERFYRSLSPGALVGIESCGNAQWFIDLLSSLGHTVWVGDAAKIRASYVRKQKTDRRDADHILKLLVEDRFPRLWTPSAKQRDLRQLLIHRHKLVEIRTRVKNGLQHLAMNRGVQKQSRLWSVRGRAELEKLPLEGWSARRREDLLELMKGLDRQVKELDEAVVQAAREDAKAELLMSQPGVGPITAMAFVLTIGDVSRFEYSGKVASYLGLIPSEYTSGGKRKLGAISKQGNRFMRQLLVEAAQTACRLDEGFRKQYQARCHHKPKAVAKVAAARRLAVRLYWMLRLNKRYPEIAHIESSSGVPLAIHGRDVE encoded by the coding sequence ATGCAGATTGTAGGTTGTGATTTCCATCCGCAGTGGCAGCAGGTTTCATTTTTAGATCAGGAGACTGGCGAGTACCGGGAAGCGAAGCTAGTCAACGGTGATGGGGAGGCGGAGCGGTTCTACCGGTCGTTGTCTCCAGGAGCGCTTGTAGGGATCGAGTCGTGCGGCAACGCGCAGTGGTTTATTGATCTTCTAAGCAGTCTGGGTCACACGGTGTGGGTCGGAGATGCGGCGAAGATCCGAGCCAGCTATGTACGGAAGCAGAAGACGGACCGCCGGGATGCGGACCATATCCTGAAGCTGCTGGTGGAGGACCGGTTTCCGCGGTTGTGGACGCCTTCAGCCAAGCAGCGGGATCTTCGTCAGCTGCTGATCCACCGACACAAGCTGGTGGAGATCCGGACCCGGGTGAAGAACGGGCTGCAGCACCTGGCGATGAACCGTGGCGTACAGAAGCAGTCGCGGCTGTGGAGCGTTCGGGGGAGGGCTGAGTTGGAAAAGCTTCCCCTGGAGGGCTGGAGTGCTCGTCGACGGGAGGATCTGTTGGAACTGATGAAGGGTCTGGACCGGCAGGTCAAGGAGCTGGATGAGGCAGTCGTACAAGCGGCCAGGGAGGATGCGAAGGCGGAGCTGTTGATGAGCCAGCCGGGAGTCGGCCCGATCACGGCGATGGCCTTCGTACTGACGATCGGCGATGTGAGCCGGTTCGAGTACAGCGGGAAGGTCGCCAGCTATCTGGGCCTGATCCCCAGCGAATACACCTCGGGCGGCAAGCGGAAACTGGGAGCCATCAGCAAGCAGGGTAACCGGTTCATGCGCCAGTTGCTGGTGGAAGCAGCACAGACGGCCTGCCGGCTGGATGAGGGATTTCGAAAGCAGTATCAGGCTCGCTGCCACCACAAGCCGAAAGCAGTGGCCAAGGTGGCGGCAGCAAGGAGGTTAGCAGTGCGACTCTACTGGATGCTCAGGCTGAACAAACGCTATCCAGAGATCGCCCATATCGAGAGCAGCTCGGGGGTGCCCCTGGCCATCCATGGTCGTGACGTTGAGTGA
- a CDS encoding ATP synthase F0 subunit C gives MRYRLPSHAEQHRYEREGVSTVNLNHPLMAEFRKHGVTPMRKLQYLFMTAAALLLAPAAFAQTAEGGKSGLFYIAAGLGMALAAGLCGLAQGKATASAAEALARNPGARPGIFTFLILGLAFIESLALFTFVIIFLKVQ, from the coding sequence ATGCGGTACCGGCTTCCATCGCATGCGGAGCAGCACCGCTATGAGCGTGAGGGGGTCAGCACGGTGAACCTCAACCACCCACTGATGGCGGAATTCCGGAAGCACGGAGTAACTCCAATGCGTAAGCTTCAGTATCTGTTCATGACGGCCGCCGCTCTTCTGCTGGCGCCTGCCGCGTTCGCTCAAACCGCCGAAGGCGGCAAGAGCGGCCTGTTCTACATCGCCGCCGGCCTGGGCATGGCCCTCGCCGCCGGTCTCTGCGGTCTGGCTCAGGGCAAGGCCACTGCCTCTGCCGCCGAAGCGCTGGCCCGCAATCCTGGTGCCCGCCCCGGCATCTTCACCTTCCTGATCCTCGGCCTGGCCTTCATCGAGTCCCTGGCCCTGTTCACCTTCGTTATCATCTTCCTGAAGGTTCAGTAA
- a CDS encoding NADH-quinone oxidoreductase subunit N — MSSALLSILPEVVLTVTGVLIMLADPFFAPTASKKALGWLAVLGTLGAAGATLLQLRTHQTLVTFSGSIQMDTFSVFFHLLIASIVLLTLLVSLDYFKPGVTSHSGEYFALVLFGSVGMMLMTCSVELLMVFIGLEISSISTYILAGYRKGQATASESSLKYFLLGSFATAFFLYGIALAFGATGTTSLTGIASGLSITAFPAMAFLALAMMLVGLGFKVSAAPFHVWTPDVYQGAPAPVVGLMSTAPKAAVFAVLLRVTATTYSSELLHARWVLLIGIIAVLSMTIGNLGALLQKDAKRMLAYSSIAHAGYLMVAYTALPADSIAAAAFYTAGYAAMNVGAFAVISQLGGYDEPLRTIDDYRGLAQKHPVLAAALAFFLLSLVGIPFTGGFFGKFYVFNAAIGAGHVWLAILGLLNSGIACFYYLRLLTALYSRRLGEEAGEFEGSSPAAAIAIAGAVLATLLLGVLPGKVLGLAQRGATVQVSRNH; from the coding sequence ATGTCTTCTGCCCTGCTTTCGATCCTCCCCGAAGTGGTTCTGACCGTAACCGGCGTGTTGATCATGCTGGCCGATCCCTTCTTCGCGCCAACGGCGTCCAAGAAGGCTCTTGGCTGGCTGGCGGTGCTGGGAACGCTGGGAGCCGCCGGTGCGACACTGCTGCAACTGCGTACTCACCAGACTCTGGTCACCTTCTCCGGGTCGATCCAGATGGATACCTTCTCCGTCTTCTTCCATCTGCTGATTGCGTCGATCGTTCTGCTGACACTTCTTGTCTCACTCGACTACTTCAAACCGGGAGTTACCTCGCACTCAGGCGAGTACTTTGCGCTCGTGCTCTTCGGCTCCGTTGGCATGATGCTGATGACCTGCTCGGTTGAGCTGCTGATGGTCTTCATCGGCCTCGAGATCTCGTCGATCTCCACCTACATCCTTGCTGGCTATCGTAAGGGACAGGCCACCGCCTCCGAGTCCTCGCTCAAGTACTTCCTTCTGGGATCCTTTGCGACAGCCTTCTTCCTGTATGGCATCGCCCTCGCCTTCGGCGCGACCGGTACGACTTCGCTGACCGGTATCGCTTCTGGGCTCAGCATCACCGCTTTCCCGGCGATGGCCTTCCTGGCCCTGGCCATGATGCTGGTCGGCCTGGGCTTCAAGGTCTCGGCTGCCCCCTTCCACGTGTGGACTCCGGATGTCTACCAGGGCGCACCTGCTCCGGTCGTCGGACTGATGTCGACTGCCCCAAAAGCAGCTGTCTTCGCAGTACTCCTGCGTGTCACCGCCACGACCTACAGCTCTGAGCTACTGCATGCCCGCTGGGTACTGCTTATCGGCATCATCGCTGTGCTTTCGATGACCATCGGCAATCTCGGCGCTCTGCTGCAGAAGGACGCCAAGCGCATGCTGGCTTACTCATCGATCGCGCACGCCGGTTACCTGATGGTGGCTTATACGGCGCTGCCGGCAGATAGCATCGCTGCGGCCGCGTTCTACACCGCAGGCTATGCGGCAATGAATGTCGGAGCCTTCGCCGTCATCAGCCAGCTTGGCGGCTATGACGAGCCTCTCCGGACCATCGACGACTACCGCGGCCTGGCGCAGAAGCATCCGGTGCTGGCTGCAGCTCTTGCGTTCTTCCTGCTCTCGCTGGTCGGCATTCCCTTCACCGGCGGCTTCTTCGGCAAGTTCTACGTCTTCAACGCCGCCATCGGCGCCGGACACGTATGGCTGGCCATACTTGGCCTGCTGAATTCGGGCATCGCCTGCTTCTACTACCTCCGGCTGCTGACGGCCCTGTACAGCCGCAGGCTCGGTGAGGAGGCCGGCGAGTTCGAGGGCAGCTCTCCGGCAGCCGCTATCGCTATCGCCGGCGCGGTGCTCGCGACGCTGCTCCTGGGCGTCCTGCCCGGCAAGGTTCTGGGACTGGCACAGCGCGGAGCGACGGTGCAAGTATCGCGCAACCACTAA
- a CDS encoding ATP synthase subunit I, translated as MNLPDAASYTDDDFRRLILRSMKLATILALVGAAGVWLKWGWRSAILLLVGAVISTSGLWEWLRLMTAVMARMDASETVKKGRSLGLVLAGFFMRLGLTLVALYVSLKFLDGSVYALAAGLGLGVFALAFEGARLARVWTV; from the coding sequence TTGAACCTGCCGGACGCTGCCAGTTATACCGACGACGACTTTCGCCGCCTGATCCTGCGCTCCATGAAGCTTGCTACCATCCTGGCTCTAGTGGGTGCTGCGGGCGTGTGGCTGAAGTGGGGATGGCGGTCTGCCATTCTGCTGCTGGTCGGCGCGGTGATCAGCACCAGTGGCCTGTGGGAGTGGCTCCGCCTCATGACGGCTGTGATGGCCCGCATGGATGCCAGTGAAACCGTGAAGAAAGGGCGGTCACTCGGTTTGGTTCTGGCGGGCTTTTTCATGCGCCTGGGGCTTACTTTAGTGGCTCTGTATGTTAGCCTTAAGTTTCTGGATGGTTCGGTTTACGCGCTGGCGGCCGGCCTCGGGCTGGGCGTTTTCGCCCTGGCGTTCGAGGGGGCCAGGTTGGCCCGCGTCTGGACCGTCTAG
- a CDS encoding complex I subunit 4 family protein yields the protein MTIDSSILSLIVFFPTVGAILLALLPANPTLQKWGALVVTLLTFLFTLHLPAHYQYGLAGYQFEVNVPWIASPAIRYHLGVDGLSMWLVVLSGFLAPLGVLISWRAIDRREKLFYTLFLLQQTAMIGVFVALDLFLYYGFWEWSLVPMTILIATFGRTDKRAKAALKYFLYAFIPSAILLVGMLWVYAQTGTFDLPMLQQMAASHSISSNQSALWLASLAFLVAFAVKVPVFPLHGWLSDAIFEAPTAAVMVLAGKLGLYSILRFSFGIFPEQSRQIAPLMIALGAIGIAYGALVALVQNDLKRLAAYSTLGHLSFITLGIFSFTVAGIDGGVYQIINHGISGGALFMLLGALYERYGTYDMRELGGVAQKLPWMVTLFVITALSNIGLPGLNGFVGEFLTLSGSLQTIYIAHPMVWTTIATTGVIFGAGYMLWAIQRVFYGGMGRRPDEVSGWDLDAREQIALWPMAILFVVMGVASPYWMRAIDSFGASTTNRPAVVDLRVVDPHSSIDLPGTPVSSTQGGAH from the coding sequence ATGACCATAGACAGCTCCATCCTTTCGCTGATCGTCTTCTTCCCTACCGTTGGGGCGATTCTGCTTGCGCTGCTGCCGGCCAATCCCACGTTGCAGAAGTGGGGAGCACTGGTGGTCACGCTGCTGACCTTCCTGTTCACGCTGCATCTGCCGGCACACTATCAGTACGGCCTCGCCGGCTATCAGTTTGAAGTGAACGTTCCGTGGATTGCCTCGCCGGCGATCCGCTATCACCTGGGCGTCGACGGCCTGTCCATGTGGCTGGTGGTGCTTTCCGGCTTCCTGGCTCCGCTGGGTGTTCTGATCAGCTGGCGCGCTATCGACCGGCGCGAGAAGCTCTTCTACACGCTCTTCCTGCTGCAGCAGACGGCAATGATCGGTGTCTTCGTCGCACTCGATCTCTTCCTCTACTATGGCTTCTGGGAGTGGTCGCTGGTTCCGATGACGATTCTCATCGCCACCTTCGGACGCACGGATAAGCGCGCGAAGGCTGCCCTGAAGTACTTCCTCTACGCCTTCATTCCTTCGGCGATTCTGCTGGTCGGTATGCTGTGGGTCTATGCGCAGACCGGCACCTTCGATCTGCCTATGCTGCAGCAGATGGCCGCGTCGCACAGCATTTCCTCGAACCAGTCGGCTCTGTGGCTGGCCTCGCTGGCCTTCCTGGTTGCCTTCGCCGTCAAGGTTCCGGTCTTCCCGCTGCACGGATGGCTTTCGGACGCGATCTTCGAAGCTCCAACCGCAGCCGTGATGGTGCTGGCCGGTAAGCTCGGTCTCTACTCGATCCTGCGCTTCAGCTTTGGCATCTTCCCGGAGCAGTCGCGTCAGATCGCGCCGCTGATGATCGCACTGGGCGCAATCGGTATCGCCTACGGCGCTCTGGTCGCTCTCGTCCAGAATGACCTGAAGCGGCTGGCAGCTTATTCAACCCTAGGCCACCTGAGCTTCATTACCCTGGGCATCTTCAGCTTCACGGTTGCCGGTATCGATGGTGGCGTCTACCAGATCATCAACCACGGAATCTCCGGCGGCGCGCTCTTCATGCTGCTGGGTGCGCTGTATGAGCGCTACGGCACCTACGATATGCGCGAGCTCGGCGGTGTGGCACAGAAGCTGCCGTGGATGGTGACACTGTTTGTCATCACCGCGCTCTCAAATATTGGCCTGCCCGGCCTGAATGGTTTCGTGGGTGAGTTCCTGACACTGTCAGGCTCGCTGCAGACCATCTATATCGCTCACCCCATGGTCTGGACCACGATTGCCACCACCGGCGTGATCTTCGGTGCGGGCTATATGCTCTGGGCCATTCAGCGAGTCTTCTACGGTGGCATGGGACGTCGTCCGGATGAAGTCTCAGGATGGGATCTGGATGCGCGTGAACAGATCGCTCTCTGGCCGATGGCCATTCTCTTCGTGGTGATGGGTGTTGCCTCGCCGTACTGGATGCGGGCAATCGATAGCTTCGGCGCGAGCACTACAAATCGACCGGCCGTCGTGGATCTACGAGTTGTCGATCCACACTCCTCCATAGATCTCCCGGGAACTCCGGTAAGCAGCACCCAGGGAGGTGCGCACTAA
- the nuoL gene encoding NADH-quinone oxidoreductase subunit L, with amino-acid sequence MEFSYLWWIPLLPFAGFLINGLVGRKFPRTVVAAIALLFTAVPFALVLKLASTMFARGGPEQISLVGAPWISVSGFTVNFAFNVDHLTLLMLLIVTGVGFLIHLYATSYMAHEEGYWRFFAYLNLFMFFMLVLVLAANFLLLFVGWEGVGLASYLLIGFYFKKDSAANAGKKAFIVNRIGDFGFLLAMFLIIAQFHTLNFTEVFGQIAAHPEWQGGMMTAIALLLVLGATGKSAQIPLYVWLPDAMEGPTPVSALIHAATMVTAGIYMVARSNVLFAHSPTALSVVAVIGALTAIFAASIGLVQNDIKRVLAYSTVSQLGYMFLACGVAAYTGAIFHLMTHAFFKALLFLAAGSVIHAIGGEQDMRAMGGLRKKIPVTFWTMTVGVFAIAGFPGLAGFFSKDEILYQTFASGNKVLWVIGLITAGMTSFYMFRLWFKTFFGEFHEPAQDAHHGDDHGHAHGVHESPAIMTIPLAILAVLSIIGGWVGIPAAMKGSMEIEHFLSPVFGEPAAAPVANHGLELGLASLSVLAFAIGLGLAYIFYYKKPGTLGAFAEKNRTLYNVLANKFYIDEIYNGLIVIPTLVFTRLFLAGFIDKGVVDGTGATLGLTARGGGYLARKIQSGNIRSYAGWLALGAAVLLIAMTFGLKAFGATH; translated from the coding sequence ATGGAATTTAGCTATCTCTGGTGGATCCCGCTACTGCCCTTCGCCGGCTTCCTAATCAATGGCCTGGTGGGCCGGAAGTTTCCGCGCACTGTCGTAGCGGCGATTGCCCTGCTGTTTACTGCCGTCCCCTTTGCCCTGGTACTGAAGCTGGCCTCGACAATGTTTGCCAGAGGTGGACCGGAGCAGATCTCGCTGGTCGGTGCTCCCTGGATCTCGGTCTCGGGCTTCACGGTCAACTTCGCCTTCAACGTCGATCACCTCACACTGCTGATGCTGCTGATCGTCACAGGCGTAGGCTTCCTGATTCACCTCTACGCCACCAGCTACATGGCGCATGAGGAAGGCTACTGGCGTTTCTTTGCCTACCTGAACCTCTTCATGTTCTTCATGCTGGTTCTGGTACTGGCAGCCAACTTCCTTCTGCTCTTCGTCGGATGGGAAGGCGTAGGTCTGGCTTCGTACTTGCTGATCGGCTTCTACTTCAAGAAGGACTCGGCAGCAAACGCAGGCAAGAAGGCGTTCATCGTCAATCGCATCGGCGATTTCGGCTTCCTGCTGGCGATGTTTCTGATCATTGCCCAGTTCCACACGCTGAACTTCACCGAAGTCTTCGGACAGATTGCGGCGCATCCGGAGTGGCAGGGCGGCATGATGACGGCTATCGCTCTGCTGCTGGTACTGGGCGCTACCGGTAAGTCGGCGCAGATTCCGCTGTATGTCTGGCTGCCGGACGCCATGGAAGGCCCGACGCCGGTCTCAGCGCTGATCCACGCTGCAACGATGGTGACCGCCGGTATCTACATGGTGGCCCGGTCGAACGTACTCTTTGCTCACTCGCCCACAGCCCTCTCTGTCGTCGCAGTGATCGGTGCTCTTACCGCGATCTTCGCGGCCTCGATCGGCCTGGTGCAGAACGATATCAAGCGTGTCCTGGCCTACTCAACGGTCTCGCAGCTCGGCTACATGTTCCTGGCCTGCGGCGTTGCAGCCTATACCGGCGCTATCTTCCACCTGATGACTCACGCCTTCTTCAAAGCTCTGCTGTTCCTCGCTGCCGGCTCGGTGATTCACGCCATCGGTGGAGAGCAGGATATGCGCGCCATGGGCGGCCTGCGGAAGAAGATTCCCGTCACCTTCTGGACCATGACGGTTGGTGTCTTCGCGATCGCTGGATTCCCCGGACTCGCCGGATTCTTCTCGAAGGACGAAATCCTGTACCAGACCTTTGCATCAGGGAATAAGGTTCTTTGGGTGATTGGCCTGATCACCGCCGGTATGACCTCGTTTTACATGTTTCGCCTGTGGTTCAAAACCTTCTTCGGTGAGTTCCATGAACCGGCGCAGGATGCCCACCATGGTGATGATCATGGTCATGCACACGGAGTGCATGAGTCTCCGGCGATCATGACGATTCCGCTGGCGATTCTGGCTGTACTTTCCATCATCGGTGGATGGGTTGGTATTCCCGCGGCGATGAAGGGGAGTATGGAGATCGAGCACTTCCTCTCACCAGTCTTTGGTGAACCAGCCGCAGCTCCAGTAGCGAATCATGGGCTCGAACTAGGACTTGCCTCACTCTCAGTTCTGGCTTTTGCAATCGGCTTGGGACTTGCCTACATCTTCTACTACAAGAAGCCTGGCACCCTGGGCGCCTTCGCTGAGAAGAACCGCACCCTCTACAACGTTCTCGCCAACAAGTTCTACATCGACGAGATCTACAACGGCCTGATTGTTATTCCGACTCTCGTGTTTACCCGACTGTTCCTTGCAGGATTCATCGATAAGGGTGTCGTGGACGGCACGGGAGCGACCCTCGGTCTTACCGCCAGGGGCGGCGGCTACCTGGCACGTAAGATCCAGTCGGGCAACATTCGTTCCTATGCAGGCTGGCTGGCCTTAGGCGCCGCCGTTCTGCTGATCGCCATGACCTTCGGTCTCAAAGCCTTTGGAGCAACGCACTAA
- the nuoK gene encoding NADH-quinone oxidoreductase subunit NuoK codes for MVPISYYLVLAAILFSLGIAAYLVKRNVITIFISIELMLNAVNLTFIAFAHQWNKLNGQIFVFFVMVVAAAEAAVGLAIIIALFRSRQTLNVDQVNLLKG; via the coding sequence ATGGTACCGATCAGTTACTATCTCGTGCTTGCGGCCATCCTGTTCTCACTAGGCATTGCCGCTTACCTGGTAAAGCGCAATGTCATCACGATCTTTATCTCGATTGAGCTGATGCTCAATGCGGTCAACCTGACCTTTATCGCGTTTGCGCATCAGTGGAACAAGCTGAACGGTCAGATCTTTGTCTTCTTCGTGATGGTAGTCGCCGCGGCTGAAGCTGCGGTGGGCCTGGCCATTATCATCGCCCTCTTCCGGTCGCGGCAGACGCTGAACGTCGACCAGGTCAACCTACTGAAAGGCTAA
- the atpB gene encoding F0F1 ATP synthase subunit A: protein MPHQLLFTEILNSHFGGLANGILHSVGVTPKYPAAPISNAFAMEILVALILLLYFVAVRLTLSVETPGGAQHLAEMTHEFVSGQGESIIGHGYEKFTGYLTAIFLFILLSNLMGLVPGLESPTADKVVPLGLAILTFFYYHWYGIKANGFGYIKQFLGPVWWLAPLMFLIEVISHLARVLSLTVRLYANMFAGDLLTMAFFSLVPIGIPLVFLGLHLGVAVIQAYVFMLLATIYVSLAVSHEH from the coding sequence ATGCCTCACCAGTTGCTGTTTACCGAGATTCTGAATTCACATTTTGGCGGTCTGGCGAACGGAATCCTGCATTCTGTGGGCGTCACGCCGAAATATCCCGCCGCGCCGATCTCCAATGCGTTTGCGATGGAGATTCTGGTGGCGCTGATCCTGCTGCTCTACTTTGTCGCTGTACGCCTGACGCTCAGCGTGGAAACTCCCGGTGGAGCGCAGCACCTGGCGGAGATGACCCATGAGTTCGTCTCCGGACAAGGTGAGAGCATTATCGGCCACGGCTATGAGAAGTTCACTGGCTACCTGACCGCCATCTTCCTCTTCATCCTGCTCTCGAATCTGATGGGGCTGGTTCCAGGGCTCGAGTCGCCGACCGCTGACAAGGTCGTGCCGCTGGGTTTGGCGATTCTGACCTTCTTCTACTATCACTGGTACGGCATCAAAGCGAATGGATTCGGATACATCAAGCAGTTCCTGGGGCCGGTCTGGTGGCTGGCACCCTTGATGTTCCTCATCGAGGTGATTTCGCATCTCGCCCGTGTGCTCTCGCTCACCGTCCGTTTGTACGCAAACATGTTCGCCGGTGACCTGCTGACCATGGCCTTCTTCTCGCTGGTGCCTATTGGTATTCCGCTGGTCTTCCTCGGCCTGCACCTTGGCGTTGCCGTGATTCAGGCATACGTCTTCATGCTGCTGGCCACGATTTATGTCAGCCTCGCGGTCTCGCACGAGCACTAG
- a CDS encoding NADH-quinone oxidoreductase subunit J family protein has protein sequence MHLALFFIFGGLAVLFALNLLLQRHPINSALSLVVVMMSLAVLYWSLGAEFLAAAQIIVYSGAVMVLFVFVIMLLNAGEEEHTRGSKIAAIAGLPGAAAIFCLLSFVFLSEGHKLGLSHLGGSLDEATSNISQISSLLFTDLLLPFEVTSILILVAILGAVVLAKKER, from the coding sequence ATGCATCTTGCACTCTTCTTTATCTTCGGCGGACTAGCGGTACTATTCGCGCTGAACCTTCTGCTGCAGCGTCACCCGATCAATTCGGCGCTGTCGCTGGTGGTGGTGATGATGTCGCTGGCGGTGCTGTACTGGTCGCTGGGAGCGGAATTCCTGGCCGCGGCGCAGATCATCGTCTACTCCGGCGCGGTAATGGTGCTGTTTGTCTTTGTCATCATGCTTCTTAACGCCGGGGAAGAAGAGCACACGCGAGGCTCGAAGATTGCCGCTATAGCCGGCCTTCCCGGAGCGGCCGCCATCTTCTGCCTGCTGAGCTTTGTCTTCCTGAGTGAAGGCCATAAGCTTGGCCTCTCGCACCTGGGCGGCTCGCTGGACGAAGCAACCTCCAATATCTCTCAGATCAGTTCGCTTCTCTTTACCGACCTTCTGCTTCCCTTCGAAGTGACGTCGATTCTGATTCTGGTGGCGATTCTCGGCGCAGTTGTGCTCGCAAAGAAGGAGCGGTAA